Sequence from the Planctomycetota bacterium genome:
ATTGCATTCTTATCGAAACTTTAAAGGCATCACCAGGTTTAATAATCCCCTGGGCAAGTCGTGCTGGTGAGTAAGTTACATTTCGCCCTTCAGCCCTAATTATTAAGAAAGATTCTAATGTTATATATGCTTGAGCTAGTAAATCCTTTAAACTTTCAATCGTATCGCCATACTCTGCCACATAAACATTTCCTTCCTCGTTAGGACTAGATTTCCATAATCCAAAAGGATCTAAGAAATTCACCGGATTGTTAATTACATACGCATATAGGTTCATTCCATCACTGTATCCCATCGGATCTCTGGCGAGGAACCGACCTAATGCAGGTGAATAGTATCTGGCGCGATAATAATATAACCCGATTTCCGCATCCCATTCTCTACCAGTATACAGATAACTATCACCAATTGCGGATTGTTGTAATGGATTTCCAGAACCATCAAATATGCTTACTTTTCCATACGGATCGTAAATATACTTCTCCACAATAACGCCACTGCTATTCGTCACAGCATAGATTGAACCCTGAGTATTCTCATGGAAATAATAGGTGTTGCTGTTTCGTTCCATGGTCAGGAGTTCGTCTATGCCATTACCATGCACATAGGTTGCCAAGAGAGTGTCCGAACCGTTGCGTTCTTCTATAACCCTTCCCCCATCTAAGTAGTATTTAGTTGTTTGTTGTTGGTTGTTAGTCTTGGAAATCCTCCTGCCAAGCGCATCATACTTGAACGAAGCAATTAACTCGTTATCGCTCTTACGGCGAACTTCTACTAAGCGATTAGCATAATCATACGCATATAAATTAGCCCCATCGTCTTTCAGGTTTCCGTTTGCGTCATAGGATAGGGATTGTGAGTCTATCTGGTAATATTGGTTAAGGGCATTCGTGGAATAGTTCTTGGTTACCGGATTCTGACCCCAAACCGTTGTTACCAAAGATTCACGATTCCCAACTCCGTCAAAGTTGTATTCTTC
This genomic interval carries:
- a CDS encoding RHS repeat-associated core domain-containing protein; amino-acid sequence: SHVTISNPPSVIAGFEYAYDKEDNKKYEKRTHENKGDAYNLDSIYRLVGVKYGVTNLASTSEYADYTTWEKKEEYNFDGVGNRESLVTTVWGQNPVTKNYSTNALNQYYQIDSQSLSYDANGNLKDDGANLYAYDYANRLVEVRRKSDNELIASFKYDALGRRISKTNNQQQTTKYYLDGGRVIEERNGSDTLLATYVHGNGIDELLTMERNSNTYYFHENTQGSIYAVTNSSGVIVEKYIYDPYGKVSIFDGSGNPLQQSAIGDSYLYTGREWDAEIGLYYYRARYYSPALGRFLARDPMGYSDGMNLYAYVINNPVNFLDPFGLWKSSPNEEGNVYVAEYGDTIESLKDLLAQAYITLESFLIIRAEGRNVTYSPARLAQGIIKPGDAFKVSIRMQYAIVLENEGRPHPSTIIQPSDYDQYDDVLDFMMKYVGIPCGGAVVITGAIYGGSAAGTYVAAQPIVTTVATTVAVKAKELAQAAAAIAGKAANAVSGIWNWVVQLGNAGFARLPLPSGAENIFTKTIGLSKAYDKIVVAVTRGYGFHLHLILKGGEKIYRSFNTLQEALDWLPRGLRNNQEVINAIKKGFESIERATGE